The sequence below is a genomic window from Pseudosulfitobacter sp. DSM 107133.
CAGGATGCTTAACGTCGACGGCATTCACAGCTATTACGGCAAGGCCCATATCCTGAACGGCCTGTCCTTCCAGATCGGGCGCGGCGAGGTCGTGGCGTTGCTGGGCCGCAACGGTGCCGGCAAATCCACCACCATGAAATCGGTCATGCAACTGGTGCGCCCCCGCACCGGCCGCGTGATGTTTCAGGATGCCGACCTTGTCGGCGCACCTGCCTTTCGCGTCGCGAAATCCGGCATCGGATACGTCCCCGAAGACCGCCGCATCTTCACCGACCTGACGGTGATGGAAAACCTCGAAGTGGGCCGCCAACCACGCCGCGACGGCGCACCAACGTGGACGGTGGACCAGCTGTTCGACATCTTCCCCAACCTCGCCGAACGCCGCGGCAACCGTGGCAAGCACATGTCGGGCGGCGAACAGCAAATGCTGACCATTGCGCGCACGCTGATGGGCAACCCGTTGCTGTTGCTGCTCGATGAACCCTCCGAAGGCATCGCGCCGGTGATCGTCGAAGAGATGGCCAACACCATCCTCAAGCTGAAAGCCGAAGGGCTGACGGTAATGATTTCCGAACAGAACCTGCACTTTGCCCGCGCCGTGGCCGACCGTGCCATCATCATCGAAGGCGGCGAAAAGAAGTTTGACGGCAGCTTTGCCGAGCTTGAAGCCCGCCCCGAAATCCGCGACGCCTACCTGTCGGTCTGATTCGGCGGACAACTCCGCCTTGTTCTGACCGCCAGGCGTCCCAAAACGGCTGTCGCCCGTTTGCACACTGCCGGCATCCCCTTGGCGTGTGCCTGTTGCCTGGCTCGCAACAACTATTCAACTGATAGTTGAAATAGGTTTTTGCCGCGACACCACTCTCTTCCCATTTTCGACCTATTGGCAAAAAACTATTTTCAGACAGGCCGTATAGCGCCCTACTTTTCTGATGCGCCATCTTATTGAAAGTATGAACAAATTTTTGACGGGTCACGGCATCTTAACGTCAATGACAAAGCCGTCGCGTCGTTGTTTAACAATTTCTTCATACAAACGCCACAATTCCGCTACCCTTTAAGTTGTTCAGTAAGAAATCTAGTAACCTTTAAGGGGTAGAAAAATGCCTAGTTCATCAATTCAAGTGTTTGCGTACAACGGTACATTGCTCGGAACCGACCTGATCAATGACGATCCGAACATTCTGCTGGGGTCTTTTTCGAGCGGGCAGACCGAAGTTTTTGCCGACAATGACGGCACCCTCGAAACTTCCGACGACGGAATCAGCACATTTGATGGCTTCCCCGTCACCTTTATCGGGTCAGGAACCGCTACTCCGGGGGTCATCCTGGGCGGCGTCCTTGTCCCGCTCGGCGCCTCTGCCGAGATCATCGTGTTTGAAGCAAACAACCAAATCTACTTCCACTACCCCAACGGCCTTCCCAGCCTTGTAGGAGCCGTTGCCCTCGCGGTCGACATCGACCCTGTCGCAGCCGAAGTCTTCCCCAATCCCTATATCGGAACCGGGATCGACGACACGTTCACCGGCGATGACTTCAATAACGTCATGGACGGTGCCGGTGGCAATGACACCATTGCAGGTGGCAACGGCAATGACACCATCGACGGTGGCCTTGGCAATGACGAACTGAGCGGCAATGACGGCGACGACCTGATGAACGGAAACGAAGGCAACGACACGCTCTATGGTGGCCTCAATCAGGATACTTTGAACGGCGGCGACAATCAGGACAGCTTGTTCGGTGAAGCTGGCAACGACGTGCTGAACGGCAACAACGGCGACGATAGCCTTGACGGCGGCAGCGGCAATGACACCCTCAACGGGGGTGCTGATAATGACACGCTGACCGGGTCCGCAGGCAACGACTCGCTTATCGGTGGCGATGGCAATGACACTCTCTTTGGCGGTGACGATGATGATACCCTGTGGGGTGGAACCGGTGACGACCAGTTGAACGGTGACAGCGGCAGCGACACCCTCAACGGCGGCAGCGGCAGCGACACCCTGAACGGTGGCGGCGAAAATGACGCTCTGGCGGGCGGCACAGGCAATGATGTGCTGTACGGCAACAGTGGCAATGACACCCTCGACGGCGGTGGCGACAATGACGCGCTGAACGGCGGTGCAGGTGCAGACCTGCTCAAAGGCGGTACCGGCAATGACAGCCTCTATGGCGGCAGCAGTCAGGACACGCTGCAAGGCGGTGACGACGACGACCTGCTCTTTGGGCACAACGGGGATGACACCCTGGATGGGGGCAATGGCAACGACACCCTCCATGGTGGCGGCGAAAATGACGATCTGAACGGCGACGCGGGCAACGACACCCTCTACGGCAACAAAGGGGATGACTCTCTGGACGGCGGCGACGATCAGGACATGTTGTTCGGTGGCACCGGCAAGGACCTTCTGGAAGGGGGCAACGGCAATGACACCCTCGACGGCGGTGGCAATCAAGACACCTTGTTCGGCGGCGCCGGTGACGACTTGCTCAAAGGCGGCTTCGGGAATGACTCCCTCAATGGTGGCGACGATGACGACACCTTGCTTGGCAGCGCAGGCAGCGACACGCTGGACGGCGGCAGCGGCAATGACAATCTGACCGGCGGCACCGCGGCCGATATCCTGACCGGCGGCGATGGCGCGGATGTGTTCCACTTCAACTTCAAATCGGAAAGCACAACCGCTAGCCAGGACACGATCACCGATTTCGAGACCGGCGATCTGATCAACCTGTCGAACATCGACGCAATCCACAATATTGCGGGCAACGACGCGTTCACCTTTATTGGCACCTCTGCCTTCAGTGCCGCAGGCCAGGTGCGCTTTGAAACCGACGGCACAGACGGCTTTGTGCTCGCGGATGTGAACAACGATGGCGTCGCCGACGTGAGCATTAGGCTTCTGGGCGTCACCTCGATGACCTTGGACGATTTCATTCTCTGATTGCCCCCAGATTTCTCGAACACGGCGCGTCCCCACATGGGGGCGCGCCATTTTTTTGGCCAGTACCCCGCCCCGCACGTCAGCGTTTTGGCACAGGCAGGTCATTACCCGCGCAGGCGCGCGCAGTGCCACCGCATTGCAACAATCGGCACCTCGCGCGATTAATCTTGTCCCGGTGGCTGTATCCACGGACAATTTAGTGCAAAAGATTCAGCCTAAGACCTGAATCCAAGGAGAGCCCGTTGAGCGACACCACACAGCCCCGCACCAGTGCAGACCACGGCTATGTGCTGGACGCGCAGATCGGCTTTCTGCTGCGCAAGGCCTATCAACGCAATTCGACCATCTTTCTTGATCTGGTGCCGGGCAAGCTGACCACCACCCAGTTTTCAATCATGCACCGGCTGGCCGAAGACGGACCAATGTCGCAAAACCTGCTGGGCCGCTCGGTTGCCATGGACGGTGCCACCACCAAGGGCGTGGTTGACCGGCTGATCGCGCGCGAACTTCTGGTCACCCGCCGCGACCCGAAGGATCGCCGCAGGCACCTTGTTTCCCTGACGCCCAAAGGTGTCGCCCTGATCAACGAAGCGGTCGAGGCCGCCATCCGCGTCACCGAGGAAACCCTCGCCCCCCTGCGCGAACGCGAGAAGGAAACGCTGCTGCGGCTGCTGGCCAAGATCAGTTGATCGCGGCGGTTTTCTCCTCATAGAAACCGGGTTAGCGCCGCCACTGTCTGCCCTATCTTACGTCCGATAATCAGCCCCTCCCGCTAGGCCGGCAAACTCGCCCGCATCACGTCCTCCAGCCCCGTGTCCCTGAAATCGGGAAGCACCGCCTTGAAACGTTCCCCCGACAGCGCATGGTCTGTTTCCCACAGATACCGCATTTCACCCAGCTCGCGTGCCAGCTCCCAAAACGGGCCCGTGACCTTGAACACCCACCACGGAAACTTGCTGTATTTCAGGTTGCGCCCGGTGATGCGTTCCAGCTCGGCCTTGATATCCGCCGCAGACAGCGTGTGACCCGGAAACGGAATATCCTCGAACTGCCCCAATTCATGCCGTTTCTCTGCCAACTCCACACAGGCGCGACCCCAATCCGGCAAATAGCACATCGCCTGACGGGTCGTCTTTGGGCCGGGCAATGTCACCTTGTCATGTTTGATATCGCGCAAGTAGATCTCTGACATGATGCACCCCTGCCGTTCAGGGTCGACAAAATTACCCGCCCGCAAGATGATCGTCTGCACACCGCTTTCGGCATAGGCACGCTCCATCTCCAGCCGGATCTGTCCCTTGCGGCTGACAGGGTTCGGCGTGGTGTGTTCCGACCAAAGCCCCCCCTTGCTGCCAAAATGGTAGACATTGCCGGGCAAGATGATGGTCGCACCACTGTGACGCGCAGCCGCAAGAACCTGTTTGGTGATCTTGGGAATGATCTCTTCCCAATTGTGATAGTTCGGCGGGTTCAGCCCGTTCACGATCACATCGCAGCCTGTTGCGGCCTGTGTCATGTCGTCTTTCTTGCGATCAAACTGACGCACCTCCCAGCCCGCCTTTTTGAAAGCTTCCGTGCTGTGGCGCCCGATCCTGCCGCTGCCACCCAATATCAATACTGTCTTGGTCATGTTGTGCTCCATTGTTCCTGCCCACAATATCGACGCTGCAAATTTGTTTTTGAATTGCGGAAATTCAAAGGTCTGCTATTCATTTATGGATGACAGGCACACGCAACTCCCTCGACTGGACCTATATCCGCGCCTTTCTGGCGGTTGCTGAAACGGGGTCACTTACCGCCGCCGCGCAGCAGCTTGGGCAAAGCCAGCCAACACTGGGCCGCCACATCAAGGCCGCCGAGGCCGCGGTGGGCGCCGAGCTTTTCCTGCGCACGCCAAACGGGCTGCAACTGACCGACATCGGCCGGATGATGCTGGAACCCGCGCGCGACATGGCAGGGGCTTCGGCGCGTCTGGAAACTCTGGCGGCCGGCCGCGACACGCGCCTGTCCGG
It includes:
- a CDS encoding ABC transporter ATP-binding protein: MLNVDGIHSYYGKAHILNGLSFQIGRGEVVALLGRNGAGKSTTMKSVMQLVRPRTGRVMFQDADLVGAPAFRVAKSGIGYVPEDRRIFTDLTVMENLEVGRQPRRDGAPTWTVDQLFDIFPNLAERRGNRGKHMSGGEQQMLTIARTLMGNPLLLLLDEPSEGIAPVIVEEMANTILKLKAEGLTVMISEQNLHFARAVADRAIIIEGGEKKFDGSFAELEARPEIRDAYLSV
- a CDS encoding calcium-binding protein; translation: MPSSSIQVFAYNGTLLGTDLINDDPNILLGSFSSGQTEVFADNDGTLETSDDGISTFDGFPVTFIGSGTATPGVILGGVLVPLGASAEIIVFEANNQIYFHYPNGLPSLVGAVALAVDIDPVAAEVFPNPYIGTGIDDTFTGDDFNNVMDGAGGNDTIAGGNGNDTIDGGLGNDELSGNDGDDLMNGNEGNDTLYGGLNQDTLNGGDNQDSLFGEAGNDVLNGNNGDDSLDGGSGNDTLNGGADNDTLTGSAGNDSLIGGDGNDTLFGGDDDDTLWGGTGDDQLNGDSGSDTLNGGSGSDTLNGGGENDALAGGTGNDVLYGNSGNDTLDGGGDNDALNGGAGADLLKGGTGNDSLYGGSSQDTLQGGDDDDLLFGHNGDDTLDGGNGNDTLHGGGENDDLNGDAGNDTLYGNKGDDSLDGGDDQDMLFGGTGKDLLEGGNGNDTLDGGGNQDTLFGGAGDDLLKGGFGNDSLNGGDDDDTLLGSAGSDTLDGGSGNDNLTGGTAADILTGGDGADVFHFNFKSESTTASQDTITDFETGDLINLSNIDAIHNIAGNDAFTFIGTSAFSAAGQVRFETDGTDGFVLADVNNDGVADVSIRLLGVTSMTLDDFIL
- a CDS encoding MarR family transcriptional regulator, with protein sequence MSDTTQPRTSADHGYVLDAQIGFLLRKAYQRNSTIFLDLVPGKLTTTQFSIMHRLAEDGPMSQNLLGRSVAMDGATTKGVVDRLIARELLVTRRDPKDRRRHLVSLTPKGVALINEAVEAAIRVTEETLAPLREREKETLLRLLAKIS
- a CDS encoding NAD-dependent epimerase/dehydratase family protein produces the protein MTKTVLILGGSGRIGRHSTEAFKKAGWEVRQFDRKKDDMTQAATGCDVIVNGLNPPNYHNWEEIIPKITKQVLAAARHSGATIILPGNVYHFGSKGGLWSEHTTPNPVSRKGQIRLEMERAYAESGVQTIILRAGNFVDPERQGCIMSEIYLRDIKHDKVTLPGPKTTRQAMCYLPDWGRACVELAEKRHELGQFEDIPFPGHTLSAADIKAELERITGRNLKYSKFPWWVFKVTGPFWELARELGEMRYLWETDHALSGERFKAVLPDFRDTGLEDVMRASLPA